ATCGCATAAGATGAGCAATATCCACAGATCTCTCACCGATTCCGTTCTAACTCTCTTCAAGCTCGCCATCTCCTCATCCGATCCCTGGCCATTCTCCATCTAGCTTCGTTCCGTttcaaaaaccctaatttctggCGATCTAATTTAATTCGTAATTGTACAGCAATTTACACCGATTGATCTTCTGTATAGCAAGGCAAATGCTGCATATTCACTTCCACCACCACGGCGGCGGGAGGCGGAGTACGCCGAAGGGATGCCTGGCGGTGATGGTGGGGCAGGGAGATGAGCGGCAGCGGTTTGTGATTCCGGTGATGTACGTGAACCACCCGCTGTTCACGCAGCTGCTCAAGGCATCGGAGGAGGAGTACGGCTTCGATCAGAAAGGTCCGATCAATATTCCGTGCCACGTGGAGGAGTTCTGCCACGTCCGCGGCTTGATTGACAAGGAGACTGCGGAGCACGGcggccaccaccaccaccacctccacagCCACCATCACTTCTTGTGTTTTAAGGCTTGATTTTCTTCATACGTTTGTTGGAGTTTgatgtaaaatcaaaaccccTTTTTGGTTTTATGTTGCCTTGAATTAAAGTAATCTTTATTGTATTATGTTTTGATCAAAAATATATTAAGGATTTTCTATTACGAATTTACAATATTCTTATTTAAGTTTGGTTATTCTAGTTTAAATGATTTCAATCGTAATGTAACGTAATTTATAAGGATTAAAGAACCCAACATACGATAAACGATAGTTATATCCCCATCAATTTCTTTTTGATTAGTTCATTGAGTATATTTATTTTCCGTGTATATATGTGGGTGAAAAATATACATGAACCAAGAAATCAGATAAATGTTGTTAATCCTGCAAAAGATGTTTTTGGACGCTGAAGAAATTAGAtaagattgaaaaaatatgATGATTAGATGCACTAATGACAGGGATGTGGGCATATCATCAATTTAACATCcaccttatttttttttaataaatacatagtataaatttaaatactacATACTTGATCAACATGAATATATA
This portion of the Salvia splendens isolate huo1 chromosome 10, SspV2, whole genome shotgun sequence genome encodes:
- the LOC121751058 gene encoding auxin-responsive protein SAUR32-like, with amino-acid sequence MLHIHFHHHGGGRRSTPKGCLAVMVGQGDERQRFVIPVMYVNHPLFTQLLKASEEEYGFDQKGPINIPCHVEEFCHVRGLIDKETAEHGGHHHHHLHSHHHFLCFKA